A stretch of DNA from Lysinibacillus sp. B2A1:
AGTTAGCGAAAAGAACATAACGATTATGTCGAGCTTTGAGGGGAGCAAAAAGGTTTATGTAGAGGGATCAAGACCAGATATTTTAGTGCCGATGCGTGAAATTGCATTAAGTCCAACGACAGGAAGCTTTGGAGAAGAGGAAAATGCACCAGTTCATGTGTATGATACGAGCGGTCCGTATACTGACCCTGCTTATAAGGTAGATATTACGAAGGGCTTACCAGCGTTGCGAAGTGAATGGATTAGAGAACGAGGGGACGTGGAGGAGTATGTCGGGCGTACTATTAAACCAGAGGATAATGGTTTCCGCATAGCTGATGATCCACGTATAAAAGAAAATATATTTCCTGATTTATCTAGAAAACCTCTACGTGCAAAAAAAGATAGAAATGTAACACAGCTTCATTATGCACGAAAAGGAGTAATTACTCCGGAAATGGAGTTTGTAGCTATTCGCGAAAATATGGACCCTGAATTTGTTCGCTCTGAAATTGCAGCTGGGCGTGCAATTATGCCTTCAAATATTAATCATCCTGAGGCTGAGCCAATGATTATAGGACGTAATTTTCATGTGAAAATTAATGCCAATATTGGGAATTCAGCAGTATCATCTTCTATTGCAGAAGAGGTAGAGAAAATGACATGGGCAACACGCTGGGGCGCTGATAATATTATGGATTTATCGACTGGAAAGCACATTCATACCACACGTGAATGGATTATCCGTAATGCCGCGGTGCCAGTTGGAACAGTGCCAATTTATCAAGCACTTGAAAAGGTAAATGGTGTGGCTGAGGATTTAACGTGGGAGGTGTATCGTGATACGTTAATTGAGCAAGCAGAGCAGGGTGTTGATTATTTTACGATTCATGCGGGTGTACTATTACGTTATGTGCCATTAACAGCTAATCGTGTGACAGGCATTGTGTCACGTGGAGGTTCAATTATGGCACAGTGGTGCTTATATCATCATCAAGAGAATTTTTTATATACACATTTTGAAGAAATCTGTGAAATCATGAAAACATATGATGTTGCCTTTTCATTAGGGGATGGTTTACGTCCTGGATCGATTGCAGATGCCAATGATGAGGCTCAGTTTGCAGAGCTTGAAACGTTAGGTGAATTAACACAGATTGCATGGAAGCATGATGTACAGGTGATGGTGGAGGGACCAGGACACGTGCCAATGCATTTAATTAAAGAAAATATGGACAAGCAGTTAGAGGTGTGTAAGGAGGCTCCTTTCTATACTTTAGGACCACTGACAACAGATATTGCACCAGGCTATGACCATATTACATCAGCTATTGGTGCTGCAATGATTGGATGGTTTGGTACGGCAATGCTATGTTATGTGACACCAAAAGAGCATCTGGGCTTACCAAATCGAGAGGATGTTCGTGTAGGGGTGATTACGTATAAAATTGCTGCACATGCGGCTGATTTAGCGAAGGGGCATCCTGGAGCACAGCAGCGAGATGATGCGCTTTCAAAGGCACGCTTCGAATTCCGCTGGCGCGATCAATTCAACCTTTCTTTAGATCCAGAGCGTGCAGTTGAATACCATGATGAAACATTACCAGCAGAGGGAGCAAAAACTGCGCACTTTTGTTCAATGTGTGGGCCCAAGTTCTGTAGTATGAGAATCTCCCAGGATATTCGTAATTATGCAAAAGAAAAAGATGTAAATACAACGGAGGCAATACATCAAGGAATGCAGGAAAAGGCTGAGGAATTTAAGAAAGCAGGCAGTCAGATTTATCAATAATATTGTCATGAAAGGTTTGTGTTTATTTAGGCACAAACCTTTTTCGTTGAATAGAAAACTCCATGTGAAATGTTGCTCACATGGAGTTAAAGTTGGATTTGGATATCAATAATAGATGGAAAAATTAAACGTTAGTTGGTTGTTTTACGTATGGGTTAGCAAGATCCATACCTTCTAATGAAAGACCCATTGCTTTTGCTACACCCTCGCCATATGCTGGATCAGCTAAATAGCAGTGAAGGATGTGGCGACGTTTGATGAACTCTTCAACAGGTGCCATATCATTTGCTGTATTTTCGAATAGACGTTGTTGTTCTTCAGCAGTCATTAGGCGGAATAGTTTTCCTGGCTGCTCGAAGTAGTTGTTATCATCTTCACGGAAGTCATGGATACCTGCGTTACCATCAATACGTAATTCAGGCTCTTTATAGTCTAAGTTGTGCTCCCATTCGCCATAGCTGTTTGGTTCATAGCCTAATGTTGAACCAAGGTTGCCGTCAAAACGCATAGCGCCATCACGATGGAAAGTACGGAATGGGCATTTTGGTGCGTTTACAGGAAGCATATAATGATTCACACCTAGGCGGTAGCGTTGTGCATCTGCATATGCAAAGATACGGCCTTGTAACATTTTATCTGGAGAGAAGCTAACTCCAGGAACAATGTTAGACGGTGCAAATGCTGCTTGCTCAACCTCAGCAAAATAGTTGTCTGGGTTTTTATTTAATTCGAATTCACCTACAGGAATTAATGGGAAATCTTTTTTATACCATACCTTTGTTAAATCAAATGGATTATATGGTAGTTCACGAGCTTGTTCTTCAGTCATTACCTGAATGTACATTTTCCATTTAGGGAAGTCACCTTGCTCGATAGCACCATATAGATCACGTTGTGACGATTCACGATCTTTACCAACTACTTCCTCTGCTTCAGCACCTGTTAAGTTTTTAATACCTTGCTCTGTGCGGAAGTGGAATTTTACCCATACACGCTCATTTTCAGCATTGATAAAGCTATACGTATGAGAACCAAAACCATGCATATTGCGGTAACCAGCTGGAATACCACGGTCAGACATCACTATTGTGACTTGGTGAAGAGCCTCTGGTAGTGAAGTCCAGAAATCCCAATTTGAGTTTAAGTTTTTCATATTTGTACGTGGGTCACGTTTTACCACGTGATTTAAATCTGTAAAGTGTAATGGGTCGCGGAAGAAGAATACAGGCGTATTGTTACCAACTAAATCCCAGTTACCTTCTTCTGTATAAAATTTAAGGGCAAAGCCACGAATATCTCGCTCAGCATCTGCTGCACCGCGTTCACCTGCAACTGTAGAGAAGCGTGCAAACATTTCTGTTTTCTTTCCAATCTCAGAGAAGATTTTTGCTTTTGTATATTGAGTAATATCATGCGTTACAGTGAAAGTACCAAATGCACCTGAACCTTTTGCGTGCATACGACGCTCAGGAATAACTTCACGGTTGAAGTTCGCTAATTTTTCAACTAGCCATACATCTTGAAGTAACAGAGGACCTCTTGGACCTGCTGACATGGAGTCATGGTTACTTACTACTGGAGCACCACCTGCTGTTGTAAAACGACGGCTACGATCATTTGCGTTTGTCATAATAGTTTACCTCCTGAAAAAAATTGTGAGTCAAACTCTTCATCAATAACTATAACAAATATAAACTAGAATTGCTAGTACATTATAATAATTATCGTTAAAGAATTTCTATTGTAAGATATAAACTATTATTATATGTGTAAAGAAGTAGAATTATGCATAGTTTCACTACCCAAAATAAAGCTTTTCAAAACACTATTAGGAGTATGAAAGGAAAAATAAATGCTTTTTCATTGATTTTTTCTCTATCGTGCTCAATTAAAACATCCAGCAAACTCATTCTATTGAAATATCATTCCTGAATTATAGGGATGAATCAAAATGCTTGTATATTAAATATAATGTAAATAAATCACTGTTTTCTTAGACAGAATTGAAAATAAGGTATGCTAAATGAAAATTCATTAATAGGATTTTCGATAGCGATTGGGTGTCATGCCTATCTGCTGTTTAAAAATTTTAATGAAATAATTTGGATCTTCAAAGCCATTTAATTGTGCAATCTCGCTAATAGCAAAATCTGTTTCCACAAGCATTTTCGTAGCATTATGAATTCGAGCCTGCTGTAGGTAGCGCTTAAAGGGCAATCCTTGCTTCTTCGAAAAAATCGTACTTAAATAATTGGGACTAATCCCTAATTTATGGGCAACGAAGGGTAAAGATAATCTGCTATCCTGAAACTGTTGATAGATAATTTCTATTGCCAGCTCTACATAATCTGTTCTTTTTTCCATTCGTGCCTTACGAGCCAGCTCAATAAGCCTTTGTGTAAATAAAATGATGCCATTTAGTATGGTATAAAAAATAGGATGTTCGATAATTAAATGAAAAAGCTGTCGGTAATTTTGCTCAATAGCAGCTTTCTCATGCAATTTATACTTCAGCATGAAGCGGCGAATTTGAGCTAAGACACTAGTTAAATGAATACGTAAGTCATCTTGCTCGTAATAAATTCCTTCATTGGATAGCTGATATAAAAATGTTTTAACGGCTTCAAGATTGCCTTCCTCCAAACTACTAATTAGTAATTGCTGCTCCTCTGGTGTTAACAAAGGATCAAATGGCTGAGTTTCAAATTGTTTACTTGCATAAAAAATATGCCCGAACCCCTCGTAAAAGCTTTGATGAAGGGCACGCTTTATGAGGATATACATATTCTTAAGAGTTGTAGGTTCTCCATCATATATCCCAATATTTAAAGAGCTATTGCTTGTTAAACGCCATTCCTTTAACAGTGTTCGTACATCCTTTTCCACGATTTTTATATCATTTGTTTGAAATAAGCAGACAATACTATCAGATAATGGGTAGACTTGCATATGATAGTGAATTGCTGTTTGTTGTAGCCAGTTAAATAGCTTGCTTAATGTTTCTGAATGCTCAGGCTCAATCATTGTAAAATGTCTAGCCGTCTCTATGGAGCTAGGCTTACTATCTATAAATAACTGATAATAAAAGGATTCGTCTGTAGCCTCCTCAACAGCATTAAATTCTTGTGGTGTACGAAGAGAGAGAGTTGCAAGCTTTTGCTTTAATACTTCTAAATCAATGGGTTTTACAAAAAGGTGCTGCACCTGTAAATTAATGGCTTTTAAGGCATTTTTAAATAAGGGCTCTGTAGTTATTGCTAAGATCGCCCCAGAATATTTCTGAAAAACATGATTTAGAGCAGTTAAACGATTATTTGGGAATAAATCAATATTCAATAGGATTGCGTCAGGCTCGAATTGCTGGATGCTTTGTGGTGCCTCAGACATAATCGTACACATTTCAATTGTTACATCTCCGGGAAAATACGTATGTAAAAACCAGCGAATACCAGAAAGCTCAGCAGGATCTCTATCTATTAATAATAGCCTCATCACAATCAACCTTTCGTAAAATAATCTTGTTTCGTAAAAAAGTACGATTATATTCATAAAAATAACATAAAAATCTGAAGAAAATCATGTTTCTTGCATTAAAATTCTCTATTTTCTGAAAAAAGTAGTTAGTACAATGTAAATAGAGTAATCTCCATTAATCTTCTTGCAGAAATCGTTTTCAGCATGAAAGTGAAAAGAGTTAATGGATTAAAAATATTTTTACATAGCCATAAAGGGAATAGGGGGATGTCATATGAAGTCAATCATCGAGCTTGATGGCAATACATTAACTAGAAAGCAAATAGAGGAAATTGTTAAAGGTCATGCAACGGTAACGCTATCTACAGAAAGTATGGAGCGTATCCGTTTAAGTAGAGAGCGTATTGAAAAACGTTTAGCTGAAGGGCAAACGATTTATGGTGTTAATACAGGATTTGGAAAACTAAGTAATATAAAAATTGAAGAGGAAGATATTGAGCTTTTACAGCTAAATTTATTGCGCTCAGATGCAACAGGTGTTGGTGTACCGTTTCCAACAGATGTTGTACGTGCAATGATGGTTCTGCGTGCCAATGCTTTAGCGCGTGGTTTTTCAGGTATTCGTCAGGAAACAGTCCAACTATTAGTGGATTTTATTAATAAGGGTGTGCATCCGATTGTACCGTCTCAGGGTTCAGTAGGAGCCAGTGGAGATTTAGCACCATTATCGCATCTGGCTTTAGTGCTTGTCGGTGAGGGTAAGGCTGAGTTTAATGGAGAGGTACTGAGTGGCGGTAAGGCATTAGAGAAAGCTGGATTAACACCTGTTCGACTACAGGCGAAAGAAGGGCTAGCGCTTGTGAATGGCACTCAAGCAATGACAGGTATTGGTGTTTTAACCGTTAACGAAGCTGAACGCATAGGGCTAGCAGCGGATATGGCTGCAAGTTTAACACTAGAGGCCTTAAAGGGGATCACATCAGCTTTCGATCCAGCGCTTTTAGCAGTAAGACCACATCCAGAATTAGAGCTGGTAGGTGGAAGAATCCGTAAGTGGCTAAATGGAAGTAAACGGGTGACAAAGCAGGGTGAGATACGTATGCAGGATGCCTATTCATTGCGCTGTATCCCACAGGTACACGGTGCCTCCTGGCAATCATTCTTCTACGCTCAAGATCGTGTGCAAACAGAAATGAATGCAACGACAGATAATCCGATTGTTTTAGAAAATGGGGAGGTATTATCAGGGGGACATTTCCATGGTCAACCAATTGCCTTAGCAATGGATTTCTTAAAAATTGGTGTGTGTGAGTGGGCTAATATTTCTGAACGCCGAACAGAACGAATGGTAAATCCACAATTGAATGAAGGCTTGCCACCATTTTTAGCCACAAATCCTGGTATAGAATGTGGTTTAATGATTGCTCAATATACAGCAGCTTCCATTGTATCTGAAAATAAAGTGTTAGCACATCCTTCAAGTGTGGATTCTATTCCAACGTCTGGTAACCAAGAGGATCATGTAAGCATGGGAACAACATCAGCTCGTCAAGTTCGACAAATTGTCCATAATGCTGCTCGAGTAATTGCAATAGAAATGATTTGTGCGTCACAGGCTATTCATTTAGATCAAGCAGAGGAGCAATTATCACCGACAACACGAAAATACCTAGAAAAAGTGCGTG
This window harbors:
- a CDS encoding phosphomethylpyrimidine synthase ThiC (catalyzes the formation of 4-amino-2-methyl-5-phosphomethylpyrimidine from 5-amino-1-(5-phospho-D-ribosyl)imidazole and S-adenosyl-L-methionine in thiamine biosynthesis) — translated: MTTVSEKNITIMSSFEGSKKVYVEGSRPDILVPMREIALSPTTGSFGEEENAPVHVYDTSGPYTDPAYKVDITKGLPALRSEWIRERGDVEEYVGRTIKPEDNGFRIADDPRIKENIFPDLSRKPLRAKKDRNVTQLHYARKGVITPEMEFVAIRENMDPEFVRSEIAAGRAIMPSNINHPEAEPMIIGRNFHVKINANIGNSAVSSSIAEEVEKMTWATRWGADNIMDLSTGKHIHTTREWIIRNAAVPVGTVPIYQALEKVNGVAEDLTWEVYRDTLIEQAEQGVDYFTIHAGVLLRYVPLTANRVTGIVSRGGSIMAQWCLYHHQENFLYTHFEEICEIMKTYDVAFSLGDGLRPGSIADANDEAQFAELETLGELTQIAWKHDVQVMVEGPGHVPMHLIKENMDKQLEVCKEAPFYTLGPLTTDIAPGYDHITSAIGAAMIGWFGTAMLCYVTPKEHLGLPNREDVRVGVITYKIAAHAADLAKGHPGAQQRDDALSKARFEFRWRDQFNLSLDPERAVEYHDETLPAEGAKTAHFCSMCGPKFCSMRISQDIRNYAKEKDVNTTEAIHQGMQEKAEEFKKAGSQIYQ
- a CDS encoding catalase, which produces MTNANDRSRRFTTAGGAPVVSNHDSMSAGPRGPLLLQDVWLVEKLANFNREVIPERRMHAKGSGAFGTFTVTHDITQYTKAKIFSEIGKKTEMFARFSTVAGERGAADAERDIRGFALKFYTEEGNWDLVGNNTPVFFFRDPLHFTDLNHVVKRDPRTNMKNLNSNWDFWTSLPEALHQVTIVMSDRGIPAGYRNMHGFGSHTYSFINAENERVWVKFHFRTEQGIKNLTGAEAEEVVGKDRESSQRDLYGAIEQGDFPKWKMYIQVMTEEQARELPYNPFDLTKVWYKKDFPLIPVGEFELNKNPDNYFAEVEQAAFAPSNIVPGVSFSPDKMLQGRIFAYADAQRYRLGVNHYMLPVNAPKCPFRTFHRDGAMRFDGNLGSTLGYEPNSYGEWEHNLDYKEPELRIDGNAGIHDFREDDNNYFEQPGKLFRLMTAEEQQRLFENTANDMAPVEEFIKRRHILHCYLADPAYGEGVAKAMGLSLEGMDLANPYVKQPTNV
- the hutH gene encoding histidine ammonia-lyase → MKSIIELDGNTLTRKQIEEIVKGHATVTLSTESMERIRLSRERIEKRLAEGQTIYGVNTGFGKLSNIKIEEEDIELLQLNLLRSDATGVGVPFPTDVVRAMMVLRANALARGFSGIRQETVQLLVDFINKGVHPIVPSQGSVGASGDLAPLSHLALVLVGEGKAEFNGEVLSGGKALEKAGLTPVRLQAKEGLALVNGTQAMTGIGVLTVNEAERIGLAADMAASLTLEALKGITSAFDPALLAVRPHPELELVGGRIRKWLNGSKRVTKQGEIRMQDAYSLRCIPQVHGASWQSFFYAQDRVQTEMNATTDNPIVLENGEVLSGGHFHGQPIALAMDFLKIGVCEWANISERRTERMVNPQLNEGLPPFLATNPGIECGLMIAQYTAASIVSENKVLAHPSSVDSIPTSGNQEDHVSMGTTSARQVRQIVHNAARVIAIEMICASQAIHLDQAEEQLSPTTRKYLEKVREFCPPLLADQPIGDEIEALAKYLLDSDDLVELSK